A single window of Treponema sp. J25 DNA harbors:
- a CDS encoding transposase: protein AAEMVRLIRKLYQIEKDLRTRLAAGALSQDAFVEERKAATTPVFEEIRSWLNHWETKVPPHSPLGSAIAYALGQYRRAIRYVDHWLLTPDNNPVENAIRPFVIGRKNWLFHDSVHGAKASGRLYSLIETAKANGHEPYRYLCHLFTEYARASDKTAA, encoded by the coding sequence GCCGCCGAGATGGTACGCCTCATCCGAAAACTCTATCAGATTGAAAAGGATCTGCGCACCCGTCTTGCTGCAGGGGCGCTTTCTCAGGACGCCTTTGTGGAGGAACGCAAGGCTGCGACCACGCCGGTCTTTGAAGAGATTCGTTCCTGGCTCAACCACTGGGAGACGAAGGTCCCGCCCCACAGTCCCCTGGGGTCTGCCATCGCCTATGCCCTGGGGCAGTATCGCCGGGCGATTCGGTATGTGGACCACTGGCTGCTTACCCCCGACAACAACCCGGTAGAGAACGCCATTCGTCCCTTTGTGATTGGCCGCAAGAACTGGCTTTTTCATGACTCCGTGCATGGGGCCAAGGCCAGTGGGCGACTGTATTCCCTCATCGAGACCGCCAAAGCCAACGGCCACGAACCCTATCGATACTTGTGTCACCTCTTCACTGAGTACGCCCGGGCCTCAGACAAAACCGCCGCC
- a CDS encoding transposase, with amino-acid sequence MESAVASSTSREELIKEIQTLREVLATKEVALTEKEKELAEKQEALAEKEVELQKARHTIHVLQQLLYGPRSERFPKDEPKEQGKLFNEAELTAQNEMQKAPEPAPKESPVTPQRRKKAPGSGRRRIRGDIERIEVLHELDEAARACPWCAKERPVIGEERSEEVEIIPAKVVVRVHVRRKYGPCTCDDFIGHDEPAIVSAPAPAKIAKGSQYANSTAAFIIVSKYVDGLPLYRQEGALQRIGLELGRGTMARMILRVSEELEPLWRRMKEDLRSSPVLGMDETVTQVLHEPERPATSQSRMWVARGFKEGPGSTDPPRPIIWFEYADSRSGDVAASIIGNFSGYLQT; translated from the coding sequence ATGGAAAGCGCCGTTGCCAGCAGTACAAGCCGGGAAGAACTCATCAAAGAGATCCAGACGCTGCGGGAAGTGCTGGCGACGAAGGAAGTAGCGCTTACCGAAAAGGAAAAAGAACTCGCCGAGAAACAAGAAGCCCTTGCCGAGAAGGAGGTAGAACTCCAGAAGGCGCGGCATACCATTCATGTGTTGCAGCAACTGCTGTACGGGCCGAGGAGTGAACGGTTTCCCAAAGACGAACCGAAGGAACAGGGGAAGCTGTTCAATGAGGCCGAACTTACCGCTCAGAACGAGATGCAAAAGGCCCCTGAGCCTGCACCGAAAGAATCACCAGTCACACCACAACGCCGGAAGAAGGCCCCCGGGAGCGGCCGGCGACGGATTCGGGGAGACATTGAACGGATAGAGGTGCTCCACGAGCTTGATGAAGCAGCTCGCGCCTGTCCGTGGTGTGCGAAGGAACGGCCGGTAATTGGGGAAGAGCGGAGCGAAGAGGTGGAGATTATCCCGGCGAAGGTGGTGGTGAGGGTGCATGTGCGGCGAAAGTACGGCCCCTGCACCTGCGACGACTTCATTGGCCACGACGAACCGGCCATTGTCAGCGCTCCGGCGCCAGCGAAGATAGCGAAGGGGAGCCAGTATGCCAACAGCACGGCGGCATTCATCATCGTGAGTAAGTATGTGGATGGGCTGCCGTTGTATCGACAGGAAGGGGCGCTCCAGCGGATTGGGCTTGAGCTGGGGCGGGGGACCATGGCCCGGATGATTCTGCGGGTAAGCGAGGAGCTCGAGCCGCTGTGGCGGCGGATGAAGGAGGACCTACGGTCGTCGCCGGTCCTGGGGATGGATGAGACGGTGACGCAGGTACTGCATGAGCCAGAGCGACCTGCGACAAGTCAATCCCGGATGTGGGTTGCCCGGGGCTTCAAAGAGGGTCCCGGGTCGACGGATCCGCCCCGACCCATCATCTGGTTTGAATATGCGGACTCCCGTTCGGGGGATGTGGCGGCATCTATCATTGGAAACTTCTCAGGGTACCTGCAGACCGA